The Actinomycetota bacterium genome segment GAACGGACGAAACCTCACGCGCGATGAATCATCCAAGGCGCAATCCTAGTCAACGTGATGCGCATCAGCTGCACGCCGATGCCCTGCGGCAAGTCTAGCGCTCTTGCGCGTCAGCTGGATGCGCTGGTTCGGTGAGTCTCAGCTACGCGTCCAGGAACCGCACCACCTGCCGCCCAACCTCTTCCGGGTGCACGGCCACGAGCCCATGACCAGCGCCGGGGAACACCACGGTCTCGATCTGGGGCGCCACGGCCTTGAGTCGCGATACGGCGGCCTGGACCGAGTACATCCTCTCGTCCTCGCCGGCGAAGTACAGGACCGGCACCTTGATGCCACGGAGTTCGGAGTCGTCGAACTTTCGCGGCCCCATGATGCGGCCGACTTCGGAAGTGTCGAAGCACTGAAGACCCAGCACGGAGTCGTCGACATACTGCTCGAACGCATCGCTGTCCGACTGCGCGAAGTCGGGCATGAGCCACCGCATGAGTGCGCGAACCGTGCGCTGTGATGGCGCCATCGTTGTCGACATGGAGAGAGGCATGCCGCTGATGGCCCCCAGGGAGCGGATGAGGACCACGCCGCCGGGCGATAGCCATACAACCTTCCCGAGGCGGTGCGGCGCATGGAGCGTGTACTCGGCAGCGAGTCAGCCTCCACGCGACAAACCCATCAGGTTGTTACGTTCGGCGAGGTCGAGCGCGTCGAACAGCCCGTCCAGCCATTCCATGAAGTCCGCAGTGCGCTTGATGGACCGGGAACTCACGCTGCGTCCGAAGTCGACGATGTTGTCCATTGCGTACGTGCGATAGCGCTCGGAGAGCACCCTGATCAGGGCCGGGGGCCACATCAGCGAATGGGCCCACGCACCGGGCAGCAGGACCAGCGGCGGCCCTTCGTCCGGCCCGCTGATCCGCACGAGCGTCTGACCGTGGTCCGTGCCGACCATCCTCGTCTCCGAAGCGACCGGCCATGACTCCGCCTGCGCATCATAGCGGGCCAGGTATCGAACGCGGGCTTCGGCAGAACGGAAAGGATGGAACTCGCGCAACTTGGCAGCCGACATGGCCTCTCCCCCCAACTAGACCTGCCCCACGCCCCCCGGCGCGGGTGCGGCACTCCGTGCGATCCTACCGAACGTCTGTGCGCTTGACCTGCAAGATGAGGCCCGCCTCGTCTTTGGGAGAGCGTAGCTCTCTGGCCGAATCTTGTCAGGTCGAAGCGCTTGTTCGCCGGATTGCTTGCACGGACGCGGTCTCCTCGCCGCGTAGTACGATGATCCTGCAAAGCATGAAGCGGACCGGGATTTCCCGACAGGCTCCTAGTCGCGTTCAACTCGTATGCGAGCCTAGCGAACGTGCTACGGCATGAGCCGCGCCCAACGACTGTCATGGTAGCCGATGAAGTGCGAAGTCGGCTCGATGCCGTGGTTAGCGGAGCGTCACGGTAGCACTTCTGTGCTACACTCGAGATGCCCGACCGTTCCATCAGTTGGAGGATACATGACCCGCGGACTGAAGCTGCGCCGTGCCGGCGGATCCATCGCCGCTACGCTGCCCAAGGACATGGCCGAGCGGCTCCACCTCGCCGCAGGCGACACGGTGCTCGCCGTCGAGACCGATCGCGGCATCCTGCTCACGCCCTACGACCCCGAGACCGAAGAGGCGCTCGCCATCGCGTCCAAGGTGGCGGGCACATACCGCAACGCCTTGCGAGAACTGGCGAAGTAGCCCGTGGCACCGAAAGCGCGCGAGCCGCGCTGGGTCAGTCGGCTCGTCGCCGACGCGGTACATTTCGACCTACTGGCCACCCACGGAGGCATGCCTGGGTTCCGCGACGAGGACGCGCTGGAATCCGCGCTGGCCCGACCGCGCCAGAGGCACTCATACGAAGCGGGAAGCGACAT includes the following:
- a CDS encoding alpha/beta hydrolase, with amino-acid sequence MPLSMSTTMAPSQRTVRALMRWLMPDFAQSDSDAFEQYVDDSVLGLQCFDTSEVGRIMGPRKFDDSELRGIKVPVLYFAGEDERMYSVQAAVSRLKAVAPQIETVVFPGAGHGLVAVHPEEVGRQVVRFLDA
- a CDS encoding alpha/beta hydrolase; this encodes MSAAKLREFHPFRSAEARVRYLARYDAQAESWPVASETRMVGTDHGQTLVRISGPDEGPPLVLLPGAWAHSLMWPPALIRVLSERYRTYAMDNIVDFGRSVSSRSIKRTADFMEWLDGLFDALDLAERNNLMGLSRGG
- a CDS encoding AbrB/MazE/SpoVT family DNA-binding domain-containing protein, which translates into the protein MTRGLKLRRAGGSIAATLPKDMAERLHLAAGDTVLAVETDRGILLTPYDPETEEALAIASKVAGTYRNALRELAK